Proteins from one Gallus gallus isolate bGalGal1 chromosome 17, bGalGal1.mat.broiler.GRCg7b, whole genome shotgun sequence genomic window:
- the TRAF2 gene encoding TNF receptor-associated factor 2 isoform X6, which produces MALCVQALRVQPEFFVPMAAANSTPPGSLDLSQPGFAKEILGTKLEVKYLCSDCRNILRRPFQAQCGHRYCSYCLKKIISSGPQKCASCIQEGIYEEGISILETSSAFPDNAARREVESLPAVCINEGCTWKGTIKEYEAHDEVCPKFPLTCDGCGKKKIPREKFQDHVKNCGKCKVPCRFKVVGCAEMVENEKLPEHESKCLAEHLYMLLSFVLSLKSGSGDLKHLPAIPSSQSSSPLLAANSLCPESELFKSLELLGRCDALEKKTVTFENIVCVLNREVERVSLTAEAYSRQHRLDQEQIETLSNKVRQLERSIGLKDLAMAEMEEKIRNMEASTYDGVFIWKITEFARKRQEAITGRSPAIFSPAFYTSKYGYKMCLRVYLNGDGTGRGTHLSLFFVVMKGPNDALLRWPFNQKVTLMLLDQNNREHIIDAFRPDVTSSSFQRPVTEMNIASGCPLFCPVSVMEAKNSYVRDDAIFIKAIVDLSGL; this is translated from the exons ATGGCGCTGTGTGTGCAG GCTCTGCGCGTACAGCCGGAATTTTTTGTTCCCATGGCAGCAGCAAACTCGACTCCGCCCGGCTCTCTGGACCTGAGCCAGCCCGGGTTTGCGAAGGAGATCCTGGGAACTAAGCTGGAGGTGAAGTACCTCTGCTCGGACTGCAGGAACATATTGAGGCGGCCCTTCCAGGCACAGTGCGGGCATCGCTACTGCTCCTATTGCTTGAAGAAAATCATAAG TTCTGGACCTCAGAAGTGTGCGAGCTGCATTCAGGAAGGAATATACGAAGAAGGAATTTCTATTTTGGAAACGAGCTCT GCTTTCCCAGACAACGCAGCTCGTCGGGAGGTGGAAAGTCTGCCCGCTGTCTGTATTAATGAGGGCTGCACGTGGAAGGGGACTATTAAAGAATATGAG GCTCACGACGAGGTCTGCCCAAAATTTCCATTGACTTGTGATGGCTGCGGGAAGAAGAAGATCCCCAGAGAGAAG TTTCAGGACCACGTGAAGAACTGCGGCAAATGCAAAGTGCCTTGCAGATTCAAGGTTGTCGGCTGTGCTGAGATG gtggaaaatgaaaagctacCAGAACACGAAAGCAAGTGCCTGGCAGAGCATCTATACATGCTGCTGAGTTTTGTGCTCAGCCTCAAGAGTGGATCTGGAGACCTGAAGCACCTTCCTGCCATTCCCTCATCACAGAGCAGCTCCCCGCTGCTGGCAGCAAACTCCCTGTGCCCGGAGTCGGAGCTCTTCAAATCCCTGGAGCTCTTGGGAAGGTGTGACGccctggagaagaaaacagtgacCTTTGAGAACATCGTCTGCGTGCTCAATAGAGAGGTAGAAAGGGTATCTCTGACAGCTGAAGCGTACAGCCGGCAGCATCGATTAGACCAGGAGCAGATCGAGACGCTGAGTAACAAG GTTCGGCAGCTGGAAAGGAGCATTGGGCTGAAAGACCTGGCCATGGCTGAGATGGAGGAGAAGATCCGCAACATGGAGGCTTCCACCTACGATGGTGTTTTCATCTGGAAGATAACAGAATTTGCCAGGAAGCGCCAGGAGGCGATCACGGGCCGCTCTCCGGCGATCTTCTCTCCAG CTTTCTACACGAGCAAGTATGGCTACAAGATGTGTCTGCGCGTTTACCTGAACGGGGATGGCACCGGGCGTGGGACCCATCTGTCCCTGTTCTTCGTGGTGATGAAAGGACCCAACGATGCGCTCCTGCGTTGGCCCTTCAACCAGAAg GTGACCCTGATGCTCTTGGATCAGAACAACCGGGAGCACATCATCGATGCGTTCCGACCCGACGtgacctcctcctcctttcagcGCCCGGTCACGGAAATGAACATTGCCAGCGGCTGCCCGCTGTTCTGCCCCGTCTCCGTGATGGAAGCCAAGAACTCCTACGTCCGCGATGACGCCATCTTCATTAAAGCCATCGTTGACCTCTCGGGCCTTTAA
- the TRAF2 gene encoding TNF receptor-associated factor 2 isoform X4: protein MAAANSTPPGSLDLSQPGFAKEILGTKLEVKYLCSDCRNILRRPFQAQCGHRYCSYCLKKIISSGPQKCASCIQEGIYEEGISILETSSAFPDNAARREVESLPAVCINEGCTWKGTIKEYEAHDEVCPKFPLTCDGCGKKKIPREKFQDHVKNCGKCKVPCRFKVVGCAEMVENEKLPEHESKCLAEHLYMLLSFVLSLKSGSGDLKHLPAIPSSQSSSPLLAANSLCPESELFKSLELLGRCDALEKKTVTFENIVCVLNREVERVSLTAEAYSRQHRLDQEQIETLSNKVRQLERSIGLKDLAMAEMEEKIRNMEASTYDGVFIWKITEFARKRQEAITGRSPAIFSPAFYTSKYGYKMCLRVYLNGDGTGRGTHLSLFFVVMKGPNDALLRWPFNQKVTLMLLDQNNREHIIDAFRPDVTSSSFQRPVTEMNIASGCPLFCPVSVMEAKNSYVRDDAIFIKAIVDLSGL from the exons ATGGCAGCAGCAAACTCGACTCCGCCCGGCTCTCTGGACCTGAGCCAGCCCGGGTTTGCGAAGGAGATCCTGGGAACTAAGCTGGAGGTGAAGTACCTCTGCTCGGACTGCAGGAACATATTGAGGCGGCCCTTCCAGGCACAGTGCGGGCATCGCTACTGCTCCTATTGCTTGAAGAAAATCATAAG TTCTGGACCTCAGAAGTGTGCGAGCTGCATTCAGGAAGGAATATACGAAGAAGGAATTTCTATTTTGGAAACGAGCTCT GCTTTCCCAGACAACGCAGCTCGTCGGGAGGTGGAAAGTCTGCCCGCTGTCTGTATTAATGAGGGCTGCACGTGGAAGGGGACTATTAAAGAATATGAG GCTCACGACGAGGTCTGCCCAAAATTTCCATTGACTTGTGATGGCTGCGGGAAGAAGAAGATCCCCAGAGAGAAG TTTCAGGACCACGTGAAGAACTGCGGCAAATGCAAAGTGCCTTGCAGATTCAAGGTTGTCGGCTGTGCTGAGATG gtggaaaatgaaaagctacCAGAACACGAAAGCAAGTGCCTGGCAGAGCATCTATACATGCTGCTGAGTTTTGTGCTCAGCCTCAAGAGTGGATCTGGAGACCTGAAGCACCTTCCTGCCATTCCCTCATCACAGAGCAGCTCCCCGCTGCTGGCAGCAAACTCCCTGTGCCCGGAGTCGGAGCTCTTCAAATCCCTGGAGCTCTTGGGAAGGTGTGACGccctggagaagaaaacagtgacCTTTGAGAACATCGTCTGCGTGCTCAATAGAGAGGTAGAAAGGGTATCTCTGACAGCTGAAGCGTACAGCCGGCAGCATCGATTAGACCAGGAGCAGATCGAGACGCTGAGTAACAAG GTTCGGCAGCTGGAAAGGAGCATTGGGCTGAAAGACCTGGCCATGGCTGAGATGGAGGAGAAGATCCGCAACATGGAGGCTTCCACCTACGATGGTGTTTTCATCTGGAAGATAACAGAATTTGCCAGGAAGCGCCAGGAGGCGATCACGGGCCGCTCTCCGGCGATCTTCTCTCCAG CTTTCTACACGAGCAAGTATGGCTACAAGATGTGTCTGCGCGTTTACCTGAACGGGGATGGCACCGGGCGTGGGACCCATCTGTCCCTGTTCTTCGTGGTGATGAAAGGACCCAACGATGCGCTCCTGCGTTGGCCCTTCAACCAGAAg GTGACCCTGATGCTCTTGGATCAGAACAACCGGGAGCACATCATCGATGCGTTCCGACCCGACGtgacctcctcctcctttcagcGCCCGGTCACGGAAATGAACATTGCCAGCGGCTGCCCGCTGTTCTGCCCCGTCTCCGTGATGGAAGCCAAGAACTCCTACGTCCGCGATGACGCCATCTTCATTAAAGCCATCGTTGACCTCTCGGGCCTTTAA
- the TRAF2 gene encoding TNF receptor-associated factor 2 isoform X5, producing MALCVQALRVQPEFFVPMAAANSTPPGSLDLSQPGFAKEILGTKLEVKYLCSDCRNILRRPFQAQCGHRYCSYCLKKIISSGPQKCASCIQEGIYEEGISILETSSAFPDNAARREVESLPAVCINEGCTWKGTIKEYESCHEGNCPFLLIECQACRGVIPLNEKERHSERECPERTLNCKYCKSLFYFPDIKAHDEVCPKFPLTCDGCGKKKIPREKFQDHVKNCGKCKVPCRFKVVGCAEMVENEKLPEHESKCLAEHLYMLLSFVLSLKSGSGDLKHLPAIPSSQSSSPLLAANSLCPESELFKSLELLGRCDALEKKTVTFENIVCVLNREVERVSLTAEAYSRQHRLDQEQIETLSNKVRQLERSIGLKDLAMAEMEEKIRNMEASTYDGVFIWKITEFARKRQEAITGRSPAIFSPAFYTSKYGYKMCLRVYLNGDGTGRGTHLSLFFVVMKGPNDALLRWPFNQKVTLMLLDQNNREHIIDAFRPDVTSSSFQRPVTEMNIASGCPLFCPVSVMEAKNSYVRDDAIFIKAIVDLSGL from the exons ATGGCGCTGTGTGTGCAG GCTCTGCGCGTACAGCCGGAATTTTTTGTTCCCATGGCAGCAGCAAACTCGACTCCGCCCGGCTCTCTGGACCTGAGCCAGCCCGGGTTTGCGAAGGAGATCCTGGGAACTAAGCTGGAGGTGAAGTACCTCTGCTCGGACTGCAGGAACATATTGAGGCGGCCCTTCCAGGCACAGTGCGGGCATCGCTACTGCTCCTATTGCTTGAAGAAAATCATAAG TTCTGGACCTCAGAAGTGTGCGAGCTGCATTCAGGAAGGAATATACGAAGAAGGAATTTCTATTTTGGAAACGAGCTCT GCTTTCCCAGACAACGCAGCTCGTCGGGAGGTGGAAAGTCTGCCCGCTGTCTGTATTAATGAGGGCTGCACGTGGAAGGGGACTATTAAAGAATATGAG AGCTGCCATGAGGGGAACTGCCCGTTCCTGCTGATTGAGTGCCAGGCATGCAGAGGTGTGATCCCTCTGAATGAGAAGGAGCGCCACTCTGAGCGGGAGTGCCCTGAGAGAACCCTCAACTGCAAATACTGCAAATCACTTTTCTACTTCCCTGATATTAAG GCTCACGACGAGGTCTGCCCAAAATTTCCATTGACTTGTGATGGCTGCGGGAAGAAGAAGATCCCCAGAGAGAAG TTTCAGGACCACGTGAAGAACTGCGGCAAATGCAAAGTGCCTTGCAGATTCAAGGTTGTCGGCTGTGCTGAGATG gtggaaaatgaaaagctacCAGAACACGAAAGCAAGTGCCTGGCAGAGCATCTATACATGCTGCTGAGTTTTGTGCTCAGCCTCAAGAGTGGATCTGGAGACCTGAAGCACCTTCCTGCCATTCCCTCATCACAGAGCAGCTCCCCGCTGCTGGCAGCAAACTCCCTGTGCCCGGAGTCGGAGCTCTTCAAATCCCTGGAGCTCTTGGGAAGGTGTGACGccctggagaagaaaacagtgacCTTTGAGAACATCGTCTGCGTGCTCAATAGAGAGGTAGAAAGGGTATCTCTGACAGCTGAAGCGTACAGCCGGCAGCATCGATTAGACCAGGAGCAGATCGAGACGCTGAGTAACAAG GTTCGGCAGCTGGAAAGGAGCATTGGGCTGAAAGACCTGGCCATGGCTGAGATGGAGGAGAAGATCCGCAACATGGAGGCTTCCACCTACGATGGTGTTTTCATCTGGAAGATAACAGAATTTGCCAGGAAGCGCCAGGAGGCGATCACGGGCCGCTCTCCGGCGATCTTCTCTCCAG CTTTCTACACGAGCAAGTATGGCTACAAGATGTGTCTGCGCGTTTACCTGAACGGGGATGGCACCGGGCGTGGGACCCATCTGTCCCTGTTCTTCGTGGTGATGAAAGGACCCAACGATGCGCTCCTGCGTTGGCCCTTCAACCAGAAg GTGACCCTGATGCTCTTGGATCAGAACAACCGGGAGCACATCATCGATGCGTTCCGACCCGACGtgacctcctcctcctttcagcGCCCGGTCACGGAAATGAACATTGCCAGCGGCTGCCCGCTGTTCTGCCCCGTCTCCGTGATGGAAGCCAAGAACTCCTACGTCCGCGATGACGCCATCTTCATTAAAGCCATCGTTGACCTCTCGGGCCTTTAA
- the TRAF2 gene encoding TNF receptor-associated factor 2 isoform X3, which produces MTAGVTHSVGGGGGLHERSGGVWPCRVWPCRPALSRPSPRAGSLPGGGAVRGGPRSTCPAGGACARFRCGARTDGAAANSTPPGSLDLSQPGFAKEILGTKLEVKYLCSDCRNILRRPFQAQCGHRYCSYCLKKIISSGPQKCASCIQEGIYEEGISILETSSAFPDNAARREVESLPAVCINEGCTWKGTIKEYEAHDEVCPKFPLTCDGCGKKKIPREKFQDHVKNCGKCKVPCRFKVVGCAEMVENEKLPEHESKCLAEHLYMLLSFVLSLKSGSGDLKHLPAIPSSQSSSPLLAANSLCPESELFKSLELLGRCDALEKKTVTFENIVCVLNREVERVSLTAEAYSRQHRLDQEQIETLSNKVRQLERSIGLKDLAMAEMEEKIRNMEASTYDGVFIWKITEFARKRQEAITGRSPAIFSPAFYTSKYGYKMCLRVYLNGDGTGRGTHLSLFFVVMKGPNDALLRWPFNQKVTLMLLDQNNREHIIDAFRPDVTSSSFQRPVTEMNIASGCPLFCPVSVMEAKNSYVRDDAIFIKAIVDLSGL; this is translated from the exons atgACTGCAGGGGTGACACACAgcgtggggggtggggggggtctcCATGAGAGGAGCGGCGGGGTGTGGCCGTGCCGGGTGTGGCCGTGCCGCCCCGCCCTCAGCCGTCCGTCGCCACGGGCGGGATCGTTGCCGGGCGGTGGCGCAGTGCGGGGCGGGCCGCGCTCCACGTGTCCGGCGGGCGGGGCCTGCGCGCGTTTCCGGTGCGGAGCGCGGACGGACGGGGCCG CAGCAAACTCGACTCCGCCCGGCTCTCTGGACCTGAGCCAGCCCGGGTTTGCGAAGGAGATCCTGGGAACTAAGCTGGAGGTGAAGTACCTCTGCTCGGACTGCAGGAACATATTGAGGCGGCCCTTCCAGGCACAGTGCGGGCATCGCTACTGCTCCTATTGCTTGAAGAAAATCATAAG TTCTGGACCTCAGAAGTGTGCGAGCTGCATTCAGGAAGGAATATACGAAGAAGGAATTTCTATTTTGGAAACGAGCTCT GCTTTCCCAGACAACGCAGCTCGTCGGGAGGTGGAAAGTCTGCCCGCTGTCTGTATTAATGAGGGCTGCACGTGGAAGGGGACTATTAAAGAATATGAG GCTCACGACGAGGTCTGCCCAAAATTTCCATTGACTTGTGATGGCTGCGGGAAGAAGAAGATCCCCAGAGAGAAG TTTCAGGACCACGTGAAGAACTGCGGCAAATGCAAAGTGCCTTGCAGATTCAAGGTTGTCGGCTGTGCTGAGATG gtggaaaatgaaaagctacCAGAACACGAAAGCAAGTGCCTGGCAGAGCATCTATACATGCTGCTGAGTTTTGTGCTCAGCCTCAAGAGTGGATCTGGAGACCTGAAGCACCTTCCTGCCATTCCCTCATCACAGAGCAGCTCCCCGCTGCTGGCAGCAAACTCCCTGTGCCCGGAGTCGGAGCTCTTCAAATCCCTGGAGCTCTTGGGAAGGTGTGACGccctggagaagaaaacagtgacCTTTGAGAACATCGTCTGCGTGCTCAATAGAGAGGTAGAAAGGGTATCTCTGACAGCTGAAGCGTACAGCCGGCAGCATCGATTAGACCAGGAGCAGATCGAGACGCTGAGTAACAAG GTTCGGCAGCTGGAAAGGAGCATTGGGCTGAAAGACCTGGCCATGGCTGAGATGGAGGAGAAGATCCGCAACATGGAGGCTTCCACCTACGATGGTGTTTTCATCTGGAAGATAACAGAATTTGCCAGGAAGCGCCAGGAGGCGATCACGGGCCGCTCTCCGGCGATCTTCTCTCCAG CTTTCTACACGAGCAAGTATGGCTACAAGATGTGTCTGCGCGTTTACCTGAACGGGGATGGCACCGGGCGTGGGACCCATCTGTCCCTGTTCTTCGTGGTGATGAAAGGACCCAACGATGCGCTCCTGCGTTGGCCCTTCAACCAGAAg GTGACCCTGATGCTCTTGGATCAGAACAACCGGGAGCACATCATCGATGCGTTCCGACCCGACGtgacctcctcctcctttcagcGCCCGGTCACGGAAATGAACATTGCCAGCGGCTGCCCGCTGTTCTGCCCCGTCTCCGTGATGGAAGCCAAGAACTCCTACGTCCGCGATGACGCCATCTTCATTAAAGCCATCGTTGACCTCTCGGGCCTTTAA
- the TRAF2 gene encoding TNF receptor-associated factor 2 isoform X2, protein MAAANSTPPGSLDLSQPGFAKEILGTKLEVKYLCSDCRNILRRPFQAQCGHRYCSYCLKKIISSGPQKCASCIQEGIYEEGISILETSSAFPDNAARREVESLPAVCINEGCTWKGTIKEYESCHEGNCPFLLIECQACRGVIPLNEKERHSERECPERTLNCKYCKSLFYFPDIKAHDEVCPKFPLTCDGCGKKKIPREKFQDHVKNCGKCKVPCRFKVVGCAEMVENEKLPEHESKCLAEHLYMLLSFVLSLKSGSGDLKHLPAIPSSQSSSPLLAANSLCPESELFKSLELLGRCDALEKKTVTFENIVCVLNREVERVSLTAEAYSRQHRLDQEQIETLSNKVRQLERSIGLKDLAMAEMEEKIRNMEASTYDGVFIWKITEFARKRQEAITGRSPAIFSPAFYTSKYGYKMCLRVYLNGDGTGRGTHLSLFFVVMKGPNDALLRWPFNQKVTLMLLDQNNREHIIDAFRPDVTSSSFQRPVTEMNIASGCPLFCPVSVMEAKNSYVRDDAIFIKAIVDLSGL, encoded by the exons ATGGCAGCAGCAAACTCGACTCCGCCCGGCTCTCTGGACCTGAGCCAGCCCGGGTTTGCGAAGGAGATCCTGGGAACTAAGCTGGAGGTGAAGTACCTCTGCTCGGACTGCAGGAACATATTGAGGCGGCCCTTCCAGGCACAGTGCGGGCATCGCTACTGCTCCTATTGCTTGAAGAAAATCATAAG TTCTGGACCTCAGAAGTGTGCGAGCTGCATTCAGGAAGGAATATACGAAGAAGGAATTTCTATTTTGGAAACGAGCTCT GCTTTCCCAGACAACGCAGCTCGTCGGGAGGTGGAAAGTCTGCCCGCTGTCTGTATTAATGAGGGCTGCACGTGGAAGGGGACTATTAAAGAATATGAG AGCTGCCATGAGGGGAACTGCCCGTTCCTGCTGATTGAGTGCCAGGCATGCAGAGGTGTGATCCCTCTGAATGAGAAGGAGCGCCACTCTGAGCGGGAGTGCCCTGAGAGAACCCTCAACTGCAAATACTGCAAATCACTTTTCTACTTCCCTGATATTAAG GCTCACGACGAGGTCTGCCCAAAATTTCCATTGACTTGTGATGGCTGCGGGAAGAAGAAGATCCCCAGAGAGAAG TTTCAGGACCACGTGAAGAACTGCGGCAAATGCAAAGTGCCTTGCAGATTCAAGGTTGTCGGCTGTGCTGAGATG gtggaaaatgaaaagctacCAGAACACGAAAGCAAGTGCCTGGCAGAGCATCTATACATGCTGCTGAGTTTTGTGCTCAGCCTCAAGAGTGGATCTGGAGACCTGAAGCACCTTCCTGCCATTCCCTCATCACAGAGCAGCTCCCCGCTGCTGGCAGCAAACTCCCTGTGCCCGGAGTCGGAGCTCTTCAAATCCCTGGAGCTCTTGGGAAGGTGTGACGccctggagaagaaaacagtgacCTTTGAGAACATCGTCTGCGTGCTCAATAGAGAGGTAGAAAGGGTATCTCTGACAGCTGAAGCGTACAGCCGGCAGCATCGATTAGACCAGGAGCAGATCGAGACGCTGAGTAACAAG GTTCGGCAGCTGGAAAGGAGCATTGGGCTGAAAGACCTGGCCATGGCTGAGATGGAGGAGAAGATCCGCAACATGGAGGCTTCCACCTACGATGGTGTTTTCATCTGGAAGATAACAGAATTTGCCAGGAAGCGCCAGGAGGCGATCACGGGCCGCTCTCCGGCGATCTTCTCTCCAG CTTTCTACACGAGCAAGTATGGCTACAAGATGTGTCTGCGCGTTTACCTGAACGGGGATGGCACCGGGCGTGGGACCCATCTGTCCCTGTTCTTCGTGGTGATGAAAGGACCCAACGATGCGCTCCTGCGTTGGCCCTTCAACCAGAAg GTGACCCTGATGCTCTTGGATCAGAACAACCGGGAGCACATCATCGATGCGTTCCGACCCGACGtgacctcctcctcctttcagcGCCCGGTCACGGAAATGAACATTGCCAGCGGCTGCCCGCTGTTCTGCCCCGTCTCCGTGATGGAAGCCAAGAACTCCTACGTCCGCGATGACGCCATCTTCATTAAAGCCATCGTTGACCTCTCGGGCCTTTAA
- the TRAF2 gene encoding TNF receptor-associated factor 2 isoform X1 gives MTAGVTHSVGGGGGLHERSGGVWPCRVWPCRPALSRPSPRAGSLPGGGAVRGGPRSTCPAGGACARFRCGARTDGAAANSTPPGSLDLSQPGFAKEILGTKLEVKYLCSDCRNILRRPFQAQCGHRYCSYCLKKIISSGPQKCASCIQEGIYEEGISILETSSAFPDNAARREVESLPAVCINEGCTWKGTIKEYESCHEGNCPFLLIECQACRGVIPLNEKERHSERECPERTLNCKYCKSLFYFPDIKAHDEVCPKFPLTCDGCGKKKIPREKFQDHVKNCGKCKVPCRFKVVGCAEMVENEKLPEHESKCLAEHLYMLLSFVLSLKSGSGDLKHLPAIPSSQSSSPLLAANSLCPESELFKSLELLGRCDALEKKTVTFENIVCVLNREVERVSLTAEAYSRQHRLDQEQIETLSNKVRQLERSIGLKDLAMAEMEEKIRNMEASTYDGVFIWKITEFARKRQEAITGRSPAIFSPAFYTSKYGYKMCLRVYLNGDGTGRGTHLSLFFVVMKGPNDALLRWPFNQKVTLMLLDQNNREHIIDAFRPDVTSSSFQRPVTEMNIASGCPLFCPVSVMEAKNSYVRDDAIFIKAIVDLSGL, from the exons atgACTGCAGGGGTGACACACAgcgtggggggtggggggggtctcCATGAGAGGAGCGGCGGGGTGTGGCCGTGCCGGGTGTGGCCGTGCCGCCCCGCCCTCAGCCGTCCGTCGCCACGGGCGGGATCGTTGCCGGGCGGTGGCGCAGTGCGGGGCGGGCCGCGCTCCACGTGTCCGGCGGGCGGGGCCTGCGCGCGTTTCCGGTGCGGAGCGCGGACGGACGGGGCCG CAGCAAACTCGACTCCGCCCGGCTCTCTGGACCTGAGCCAGCCCGGGTTTGCGAAGGAGATCCTGGGAACTAAGCTGGAGGTGAAGTACCTCTGCTCGGACTGCAGGAACATATTGAGGCGGCCCTTCCAGGCACAGTGCGGGCATCGCTACTGCTCCTATTGCTTGAAGAAAATCATAAG TTCTGGACCTCAGAAGTGTGCGAGCTGCATTCAGGAAGGAATATACGAAGAAGGAATTTCTATTTTGGAAACGAGCTCT GCTTTCCCAGACAACGCAGCTCGTCGGGAGGTGGAAAGTCTGCCCGCTGTCTGTATTAATGAGGGCTGCACGTGGAAGGGGACTATTAAAGAATATGAG AGCTGCCATGAGGGGAACTGCCCGTTCCTGCTGATTGAGTGCCAGGCATGCAGAGGTGTGATCCCTCTGAATGAGAAGGAGCGCCACTCTGAGCGGGAGTGCCCTGAGAGAACCCTCAACTGCAAATACTGCAAATCACTTTTCTACTTCCCTGATATTAAG GCTCACGACGAGGTCTGCCCAAAATTTCCATTGACTTGTGATGGCTGCGGGAAGAAGAAGATCCCCAGAGAGAAG TTTCAGGACCACGTGAAGAACTGCGGCAAATGCAAAGTGCCTTGCAGATTCAAGGTTGTCGGCTGTGCTGAGATG gtggaaaatgaaaagctacCAGAACACGAAAGCAAGTGCCTGGCAGAGCATCTATACATGCTGCTGAGTTTTGTGCTCAGCCTCAAGAGTGGATCTGGAGACCTGAAGCACCTTCCTGCCATTCCCTCATCACAGAGCAGCTCCCCGCTGCTGGCAGCAAACTCCCTGTGCCCGGAGTCGGAGCTCTTCAAATCCCTGGAGCTCTTGGGAAGGTGTGACGccctggagaagaaaacagtgacCTTTGAGAACATCGTCTGCGTGCTCAATAGAGAGGTAGAAAGGGTATCTCTGACAGCTGAAGCGTACAGCCGGCAGCATCGATTAGACCAGGAGCAGATCGAGACGCTGAGTAACAAG GTTCGGCAGCTGGAAAGGAGCATTGGGCTGAAAGACCTGGCCATGGCTGAGATGGAGGAGAAGATCCGCAACATGGAGGCTTCCACCTACGATGGTGTTTTCATCTGGAAGATAACAGAATTTGCCAGGAAGCGCCAGGAGGCGATCACGGGCCGCTCTCCGGCGATCTTCTCTCCAG CTTTCTACACGAGCAAGTATGGCTACAAGATGTGTCTGCGCGTTTACCTGAACGGGGATGGCACCGGGCGTGGGACCCATCTGTCCCTGTTCTTCGTGGTGATGAAAGGACCCAACGATGCGCTCCTGCGTTGGCCCTTCAACCAGAAg GTGACCCTGATGCTCTTGGATCAGAACAACCGGGAGCACATCATCGATGCGTTCCGACCCGACGtgacctcctcctcctttcagcGCCCGGTCACGGAAATGAACATTGCCAGCGGCTGCCCGCTGTTCTGCCCCGTCTCCGTGATGGAAGCCAAGAACTCCTACGTCCGCGATGACGCCATCTTCATTAAAGCCATCGTTGACCTCTCGGGCCTTTAA